The Streptomyces europaeiscabiei genome window below encodes:
- a CDS encoding phospholipase D-like domain-containing protein — MTSTQEPSELTPRVPEEPCTPSVEYRIARIRRRLERLIGIAATEGNALTPLRNGDEIFAAMLDAIRRADHTVDMMTFVYWRGDIARDFAQALAERARAGVRVRLLLDGFGSRLIETEQLETMEQAGVQVAWFRKPLYLSPLKQNHRCHRKVLVVDEETAFTGGVGIAQEWCGNARNENEWRDTHVEVRGPAVDGMAAAFAQNWAECHDELFDERDRFVEHHPQGNAIVQVVRGSASFGWQDMQTLMRVMLESAEERFRLATAYFSPDPYFVDLLCGAARRGVGVEILLPGPYTDKRVCQLAGQHHYEDLTACGVKIYQYQPTMMHAKVITVDRVAALIGSTNFNRRSLDHDEEIMLAVLDEEFTATLDEHFEADMTVSEPIQAGRWKRRSVLQRARETAVQPIRRFL, encoded by the coding sequence ATGACCAGTACCCAAGAACCGTCCGAGCTGACTCCCCGAGTCCCCGAAGAGCCGTGCACACCGTCCGTCGAGTACCGGATCGCGCGGATACGCCGACGCCTGGAGCGCCTGATAGGGATCGCGGCGACCGAGGGCAACGCCCTCACCCCTCTGCGCAACGGCGACGAGATCTTCGCCGCGATGCTGGACGCGATCCGCCGCGCCGACCACACGGTGGACATGATGACGTTCGTGTACTGGAGGGGCGACATCGCCCGCGATTTCGCCCAGGCGCTGGCGGAGCGGGCCCGCGCCGGTGTGCGGGTGCGACTGCTGCTGGACGGGTTCGGAAGCCGGCTGATCGAGACCGAGCAACTGGAAACGATGGAGCAGGCCGGAGTGCAAGTGGCCTGGTTCCGCAAGCCGCTGTACCTCTCACCGCTCAAACAGAACCACCGCTGTCACCGCAAGGTCCTCGTCGTCGATGAGGAGACCGCGTTCACCGGCGGGGTGGGCATCGCACAGGAATGGTGCGGCAACGCGCGCAACGAGAACGAGTGGCGTGACACCCATGTCGAGGTCCGCGGGCCCGCGGTGGACGGCATGGCCGCAGCCTTCGCGCAGAACTGGGCAGAATGCCATGACGAACTCTTCGATGAACGGGACCGGTTCGTCGAGCACCACCCGCAGGGCAACGCGATCGTGCAGGTGGTCCGCGGATCGGCCAGCTTCGGCTGGCAGGACATGCAGACCCTGATGCGCGTCATGCTGGAATCCGCCGAGGAACGCTTCCGCCTGGCCACCGCCTACTTCTCGCCGGACCCATACTTCGTCGACCTGCTGTGCGGCGCCGCCCGGCGCGGGGTCGGGGTGGAGATCCTGCTGCCGGGGCCATACACCGACAAACGCGTCTGTCAGCTGGCCGGCCAGCACCACTACGAGGACCTCACCGCCTGCGGAGTGAAGATCTACCAGTACCAGCCGACGATGATGCACGCCAAAGTCATCACCGTCGACCGCGTCGCCGCGCTCATCGGCTCGACCAATTTCAACCGCCGCTCCCTCGACCACGACGAGGAGATCATGCTCGCCGTCCTCGACGAGGAGTTCACCGCCACCCTCGACGAACACTTCGAAGCGGACATGACGGTGAGCGAACCGATCCAGGCCGGCCGCTGGAAGAGGCGCTCCGTCCTGCAGAGAGCCAGGGAAACAGCCGTGCAACCCATCCGCCGCTTCCTGTGA
- a CDS encoding PP2C family protein-serine/threonine phosphatase → MEGGDLELGELLAAAEAAPPGESVDVIAHDLQKRLGAERVSFLFVDLIGQRLVRLAAADDDVADRAEPIALRGSVYDSVLCSQRQHVEQDGQGARRVVTPVTNRGDCIGVLEMTLQSADDAVLRQVRDAAHALAYIIVTDGRFTDLYHLGRRTTETSLAAEIQHQLLPSASCCEASQFTLAAGLVPADDIGGDTYDYTLDRDTLHLSITDAMGHDTNSALLATLLVGALRRARRSGCDALEQANHAHQALLRHSRGLATGQLLCVDLETGLCELVNAGHPWPLRLRDGTVEEVELAVNLPFGVAAPIPYRVQELQLRPGDRLILVTDGMQDRGAAAADLVSVVHDTRALHPREVVRSLTAAVLDACHGNLKDDATVLILDWHGNHDHHDRDHHDRSADTRPGAQR, encoded by the coding sequence GTGGAGGGTGGAGATCTGGAACTGGGTGAGTTGTTGGCCGCCGCGGAGGCGGCCCCGCCCGGTGAGTCCGTCGATGTGATAGCGCACGATCTGCAGAAGCGGCTCGGCGCGGAGCGGGTGTCCTTCCTGTTCGTCGACCTCATCGGTCAGCGGCTGGTACGGCTCGCGGCGGCCGACGACGACGTCGCGGACCGAGCCGAGCCGATCGCCCTGCGGGGCAGCGTCTACGACAGCGTTCTGTGCAGCCAGCGCCAGCATGTGGAACAGGACGGCCAGGGCGCACGACGTGTCGTCACGCCGGTCACCAACCGCGGTGACTGCATCGGCGTTTTGGAGATGACCCTGCAGTCCGCCGACGACGCCGTGCTCCGGCAGGTTCGCGACGCGGCGCACGCGCTGGCCTACATCATCGTCACGGACGGCCGTTTCACCGACCTCTACCACCTGGGCCGGCGTACCACCGAGACCAGCCTGGCCGCGGAGATCCAGCACCAACTGCTTCCCTCGGCCTCCTGCTGCGAGGCGTCCCAGTTCACCCTCGCCGCCGGTCTGGTACCGGCCGACGACATCGGTGGGGACACCTACGACTACACCCTCGACCGTGACACCCTGCACCTGTCCATCACCGACGCCATGGGCCACGACACGAACTCTGCTCTGCTGGCCACCTTGCTGGTCGGCGCGCTGAGACGGGCACGGCGCAGCGGCTGTGACGCCCTCGAGCAAGCCAACCACGCCCACCAGGCCCTGCTGCGCCACAGCCGGGGGCTGGCCACCGGACAGCTGCTGTGCGTCGACCTGGAAACCGGCCTGTGTGAACTGGTCAACGCCGGTCATCCCTGGCCACTGCGGCTGCGCGACGGCACCGTCGAGGAGGTCGAACTCGCCGTCAACCTGCCCTTCGGTGTGGCGGCCCCCATCCCCTACCGCGTACAGGAACTCCAACTGCGTCCCGGGGACCGGCTGATTCTGGTCACCGACGGAATGCAGGACCGCGGTGCCGCAGCCGCCGATCTGGTCTCCGTCGTTCACGACACCCGCGCGCTGCATCCAAGAGAAGTCGTCCGAAGCCTGACCGCCGCGGTGCTTGACGCCTGCCATGGCAACCTCAAGGACGACGCCACGGTCCTGATACTGGACTGGCACGGCAACCATGACCACCATGACCGGGACCACCATGACCGGTCGGCGGATACCAGACCGGGAGCGCAGCGATGA
- a CDS encoding M56 family metallopeptidase, which produces MNAAPSLVAYTALVGFVAPRLLLRADWPHRAPALAVAVWHALALSFALGTALTAYNLLMPTEHSHEGLLGLLHSCGLDIGSGGSHPDTAGRLAAALPPAFGVALAGSFTFHVVRARRVRSRHREAVDLVGRRSARLGATVLPYDVPAAYCLPGRRPRIVVSDAAVRALTPEQLAAVLEHERAHIAGRHHLALAAAAAFHSVFPRLPLARLAREQTALLLEMVADDRALRAHSDGVLATALYEMAAARTPKGAFAVGGQTVLIRMRRVLGPRRAPHPAFRGSMAAAAAAVPLLPLLVACPLGIG; this is translated from the coding sequence GTGAACGCGGCTCCCTCTCTCGTCGCCTACACGGCGCTCGTGGGCTTCGTGGCCCCACGCCTCCTCCTGCGGGCCGACTGGCCACACCGGGCACCCGCCCTGGCCGTGGCGGTCTGGCACGCCCTGGCCCTCTCCTTCGCGCTCGGTACCGCGCTGACCGCGTACAACCTGCTCATGCCCACGGAGCACTCGCACGAGGGACTGCTGGGTCTGCTGCATTCCTGCGGCCTCGACATCGGCTCCGGCGGGTCCCATCCCGACACCGCGGGCCGACTCGCCGCCGCCCTTCCCCCGGCGTTCGGGGTCGCCCTCGCGGGAAGTTTCACCTTCCATGTCGTACGGGCCCGTCGAGTTCGGTCCAGGCACCGGGAGGCGGTGGACCTGGTGGGCCGCCGCTCCGCCCGGCTGGGCGCCACCGTCCTGCCGTACGACGTGCCCGCCGCCTACTGTCTGCCCGGCCGCCGACCCAGGATCGTGGTCAGTGACGCGGCCGTACGGGCGCTGACCCCCGAACAACTCGCGGCGGTTCTGGAGCACGAGCGGGCCCACATCGCCGGCCGCCACCATCTGGCACTCGCCGCCGCGGCGGCGTTCCACTCGGTCTTCCCCCGGCTCCCCCTGGCCCGCCTCGCCCGCGAACAGACGGCGCTCCTGCTGGAGATGGTCGCCGACGACCGTGCCCTGCGCGCCCACTCCGACGGGGTCCTGGCGACCGCGCTGTACGAGATGGCGGCGGCCCGGACCCCGAAAGGCGCGTTCGCGGTGGGTGGACAGACGGTTCTGATCCGGATGCGGCGGGTCCTCGGGCCGCGCAGGGCTCCGCACCCCGCCTTCCGGGGCTCCATGGCCGCGGCAGCCGCTGCCGTTCCGCTGTTGCCGCTGCTGGTCGCCTGCCCGCTCGGCATCGGCTGA
- a CDS encoding DUF5134 domain-containing protein — translation MTGHLLGWTLVVLGTGVAVGNLVRMALVSGWARFEAGAEAVMGGGMAVMAAPPTAVLYGTYGMWWAAVFAALCLGGVALSVRHATRRGVRHLRHTAHLVIGNAAMVLMTLAMPGAASGPTLALAGSSGHGHGAMAGMEGMSAHGVTEAAATSGSALLWRVAFWALAAYFLVFVALAVRAWMRDPGGSPAPAGPRARHRRAPRTPGVFSLPNARLAGHIGMGGSMATMLVMMTA, via the coding sequence GTGACGGGACACCTTCTTGGCTGGACGCTGGTGGTGCTGGGCACCGGGGTGGCCGTCGGGAACCTCGTGCGCATGGCACTGGTCAGCGGCTGGGCCCGGTTCGAAGCGGGGGCCGAGGCCGTGATGGGCGGGGGAATGGCCGTGATGGCGGCGCCTCCGACAGCGGTTCTCTACGGGACGTACGGCATGTGGTGGGCGGCGGTGTTCGCGGCGCTCTGTCTCGGTGGCGTGGCCCTGTCCGTACGGCACGCCACCCGGCGCGGTGTGCGGCATCTGCGGCACACCGCTCACCTGGTGATCGGCAACGCCGCCATGGTGCTGATGACGCTGGCCATGCCCGGCGCCGCATCGGGGCCGACGCTCGCTTTGGCCGGCTCTTCCGGACACGGACACGGGGCCATGGCAGGGATGGAGGGCATGAGCGCCCACGGCGTGACCGAAGCCGCCGCCACCTCGGGTTCCGCGCTGCTGTGGCGTGTCGCCTTCTGGGCCCTGGCCGCCTACTTCCTGGTCTTCGTGGCCCTGGCCGTACGTGCCTGGATGCGGGACCCGGGCGGATCACCCGCTCCGGCGGGCCCGAGGGCCCGTCACCGCCGAGCGCCCCGGACCCCCGGGGTGTTCTCCTTACCGAACGCGCGCCTGGCCGGCCACATCGGCATGGGCGGCTCGATGGCGACGATGCTGGTGATGATGACCGCCTGA
- a CDS encoding dienelactone hydrolase family protein translates to MPTKELRIPTTDGQADAFAAFPDRGERHPGVLMYTDGFGIRPVLREMARELAGHGYYVLVPNLFYRYGPAPVIELPEHIGEEIRPAVMTRLMPLIEAHTTERALSDADAYLRFLTSRPEVGAGPVAVTGYCIGGLLAMRTAAAHPGQVAAVAGFHGPMGADGPDSLHRHLSKLTAKVHLGHAETDMTPEALGELGQALDAAGVDHTSEIYPGTVHGFTMSDTDAFNPYALQRHWDRLLALLDRTVANG, encoded by the coding sequence TTGCCCACCAAGGAACTGCGGATCCCCACCACGGACGGCCAGGCCGACGCCTTCGCCGCCTTCCCCGACCGCGGCGAGCGGCACCCGGGGGTGCTGATGTACACGGACGGCTTCGGCATCCGGCCCGTGCTGCGGGAGATGGCCCGTGAACTGGCCGGGCACGGGTACTACGTGCTCGTCCCCAACCTCTTCTACCGGTACGGCCCGGCACCGGTGATCGAACTTCCCGAGCACATCGGAGAAGAGATCCGGCCCGCGGTCATGACCCGGTTGATGCCCTTGATCGAGGCGCACACCACCGAACGTGCCCTGAGCGACGCCGACGCCTACCTCAGGTTCCTCACCAGCCGGCCCGAGGTCGGCGCCGGACCGGTCGCGGTGACCGGCTACTGCATAGGCGGCCTCCTGGCGATGCGTACCGCGGCGGCCCACCCCGGCCAAGTGGCCGCCGTCGCCGGATTCCACGGCCCCATGGGCGCTGACGGGCCCGACAGCCTGCACCGCCACCTCTCCAAGCTCACGGCCAAGGTCCACCTCGGCCACGCCGAAACCGACATGACGCCCGAAGCCCTCGGCGAGCTCGGCCAGGCCCTGGATGCCGCGGGTGTCGACCACACCTCCGAGATCTACCCCGGCACCGTCCACGGCTTCACCATGTCCGACACCGACGCCTTCAACCCCTACGCACTGCAGCGCCACTGGGACCGCCTGCTCGCCCTCCTCGACCGCACCGTGGCCAACGGCTGA
- a CDS encoding DUF4396 domain-containing protein — protein MDHSAHHDGAAHDDATGENRQGHIDHAGHVDHSDRGTPDGGHGGASWPMAAKATLHCLTGCAIGEVLGMVIGTALRWGNVPTMVLAITLAFVFGYSFTLFAVRRAGLDWKNAIKVALAADTVSIAVMELVDNAIIALTPGAMDAHLDDGLFWSALLGGFAVAFLITTPVNKWMIGRGKGHAVVHAYH, from the coding sequence ATGGACCACAGCGCTCACCATGACGGCGCCGCGCACGACGACGCCACCGGCGAAAACCGCCAGGGCCACATCGACCACGCCGGCCACGTGGATCACTCCGACCGGGGGACCCCCGACGGAGGGCACGGTGGCGCATCCTGGCCCATGGCGGCGAAGGCGACGCTGCACTGCCTGACCGGGTGCGCCATCGGCGAGGTCCTCGGCATGGTCATCGGCACCGCCCTGCGATGGGGAAACGTGCCGACCATGGTTCTGGCCATCACCCTCGCGTTCGTCTTCGGCTACTCGTTCACGCTGTTCGCGGTGCGGCGGGCCGGTCTGGACTGGAAGAACGCGATCAAGGTGGCCCTGGCCGCCGACACCGTCTCGATCGCCGTGATGGAGCTGGTCGACAACGCGATCATCGCACTCACGCCGGGAGCGATGGACGCCCATCTCGACGACGGACTGTTCTGGTCGGCCCTCCTGGGCGGGTTCGCGGTCGCCTTCCTGATCACCACGCCGGTGAACAAGTGGATGATCGGTCGTGGCAAGGGCCACGCCGTCGTCCACGCCTACCACTGA
- a CDS encoding DUF1062 domain-containing protein, which produces MLENWVVVPTCLPLVSRRCHACASERFRASGRFRVNANHKLIDAWLLALCTACGETAKLTVLERMNVRSVRPELLDRLHDNDPGLTAELLQDPVVLRRNRIALDWDDAWRLDTGGSDRLDRRVIDVSVHFAARIPVRPVRLIAEGCGLSRAEVERLVREGKLVSAVRLSGKLSGDFAFMLKR; this is translated from the coding sequence GTGCTCGAAAACTGGGTGGTCGTGCCCACCTGCCTGCCGCTCGTCAGCCGCCGTTGCCACGCATGCGCCTCCGAGCGTTTCCGGGCGAGCGGCAGATTCCGCGTCAACGCGAACCACAAGCTCATCGACGCCTGGCTCCTCGCGCTCTGTACCGCTTGCGGGGAAACCGCAAAGCTCACGGTCCTGGAGCGGATGAATGTGCGCTCCGTGCGACCTGAGCTGCTGGACCGACTGCATGACAACGACCCTGGCCTGACGGCTGAGCTGCTCCAGGATCCGGTCGTGCTGCGCCGTAATCGCATCGCCCTCGACTGGGACGACGCCTGGCGCCTGGACACCGGCGGATCGGATCGACTGGACCGTAGGGTGATCGACGTCTCGGTCCACTTCGCGGCGCGGATCCCTGTGCGGCCGGTGCGGCTGATCGCTGAAGGTTGCGGTCTTTCGCGGGCCGAGGTCGAAAGGCTGGTCAGGGAAGGGAAACTCGTCTCGGCAGTCCGGCTGAGCGGCAAACTCTCCGGAGACTTCGCCTTCATGCTCAAGCGCTGA
- a CDS encoding DUF305 domain-containing protein has product MTAFTHALRRGTTRRAAAAGVIAAGALLLSACGDDMSGMDHGSGKASESSESAAGEAGSADFNDADITFAQMMIPHHEQALEMAGLADDRAADAKLKDIAGKIEKAQDPEIRTMKGWLKSWNEPTDVESMPGMDHGNGDGMMSDSDMEHLAGMKGAEFDKMFAEMMIEHHDGAISMSRDEQKNGENADAVKMAGDIVQGQSDEVRQLKSILDRL; this is encoded by the coding sequence ATGACTGCCTTCACACATGCCCTGCGCCGCGGCACCACCCGCCGCGCTGCCGCCGCGGGCGTCATCGCGGCCGGCGCCCTGCTCCTCTCCGCCTGCGGCGATGACATGAGCGGTATGGATCACGGCAGTGGCAAGGCCTCGGAGTCCTCGGAGTCCGCGGCCGGCGAGGCCGGATCCGCCGACTTCAACGATGCGGACATCACGTTCGCGCAGATGATGATCCCGCACCACGAGCAGGCTCTGGAGATGGCCGGGCTTGCCGACGACCGGGCAGCCGACGCGAAGCTCAAGGACATCGCCGGCAAGATCGAGAAGGCTCAGGACCCCGAGATCAGGACGATGAAGGGGTGGCTCAAGTCCTGGAACGAGCCGACCGACGTCGAATCGATGCCCGGTATGGACCACGGCAACGGCGACGGAATGATGTCCGACTCCGACATGGAGCACCTCGCGGGCATGAAGGGTGCCGAGTTCGACAAGATGTTCGCCGAGATGATGATCGAGCACCACGACGGTGCCATCAGCATGTCCCGGGACGAGCAGAAGAACGGTGAGAACGCGGACGCCGTGAAGATGGCAGGCGACATCGTGCAGGGCCAGTCCGACGAGGTCAGGCAACTGAAGAGCATCCTCGACCGGCTCTGA
- a CDS encoding transposase, with amino-acid sequence MGQRADNRPNGHTATSWRVNRSEEGLPMIRVRFSRTPCRPCPDRARCINSPNGIQRELNLRPREEPRPPTGPCCPGHRRLEGSLQIRAGAEGAISQAVQVCDLHICHYRGLGDTSLQRRLTGAAVNLIRINARLTSTPRAHHDPAPAPAPAPVS; translated from the coding sequence CTGGGACAGCGGGCAGACAACCGCCCGAACGGACACACCGCCACGTCGTGGCGCGTCAACCGCTCCGAGGAGGGCCTGCCCATGATCCGTGTCCGGTTCTCCCGGACCCCCTGCCGGCCCTGTCCCGACCGGGCCAGATGCATCAACTCGCCCAACGGAATCCAGCGCGAGCTCAACCTGCGGCCCCGCGAGGAACCACGCCCTCCAACAGGCCCGTGCTGTCCAGGCCACAGACGACTGGAAGGCTCGCTACAGATCCGCGCCGGTGCCGAAGGCGCCATCTCCCAAGCGGTCCAGGTCTGCGACCTGCACATATGCCACTACCGCGGCCTGGGTGACACCAGCCTCCAGCGCCGGCTCACCGGCGCCGCCGTCAACCTCATCCGGATCAACGCCCGGCTCACGAGCACACCACGAGCACACCACGACCCCGCACCCGCACCCGCACCCGCACCAGTCTCCTGA
- a CDS encoding ATP-binding protein: MVTPLEDRASDEQESAAPLRYSAAWHTADASIADARTAVRALLAQAGHDPHHRPSQDAQLVVSELVTNALRHAPGPGGLALEVAPDAALLRIAVSDSSPRPPELRAHDARRVGGHGLHLVARLCDQVQTIALNTGKQVVAHLHLCKPSH, from the coding sequence ATGGTCACCCCGCTTGAAGACCGGGCATCGGATGAACAGGAATCCGCAGCGCCCCTGCGATACAGCGCCGCCTGGCACACTGCAGACGCATCGATCGCCGACGCGCGTACGGCCGTACGCGCGCTGCTGGCCCAGGCCGGCCACGACCCCCACCACCGGCCGAGCCAGGACGCCCAGCTCGTCGTCAGCGAGCTGGTCACCAATGCGCTGCGCCACGCCCCCGGTCCAGGCGGCCTGGCGCTGGAGGTGGCGCCCGATGCCGCCCTGCTCCGCATCGCCGTGAGCGACAGTTCCCCCCGCCCGCCCGAACTGCGAGCACACGACGCCCGCCGCGTCGGCGGACACGGACTGCACCTGGTCGCAAGGCTGTGCGACCAGGTGCAGACCATCGCTCTGAACACCGGCAAACAGGTCGTCGCTCACCTTCACCTGTGTAAGCCCTCCCACTAG
- a CDS encoding DUF6153 family protein — protein MKMGWCARAGGALGRLLLVVVLALGVFAMHSTGHPSESAHSNMSTASHSTATDTTASAHDPMSLPAATVTGGQGTDTPESTSSHQPAMAMDMLALCVAVLLGTWVLSALLKSALARRQDRPALLLAQLAAVSRPNRPPRRPDLTRLSVLRL, from the coding sequence ATGAAGATGGGTTGGTGCGCACGCGCAGGAGGTGCCCTGGGGCGCCTGCTGCTCGTCGTCGTGCTCGCTCTGGGCGTCTTCGCGATGCACAGCACGGGACATCCCAGCGAGTCGGCGCACTCCAACATGAGCACCGCGTCCCATTCGACTGCGACGGACACGACGGCGTCGGCCCACGACCCGATGAGCCTTCCAGCCGCCACAGTCACCGGCGGCCAGGGCACGGATACGCCGGAGTCGACGTCCTCGCACCAGCCCGCAATGGCCATGGACATGCTGGCGCTCTGTGTGGCGGTCCTGCTCGGCACATGGGTTCTCAGCGCGCTCCTCAAGTCGGCGCTCGCGCGCCGTCAGGATCGGCCGGCGCTGCTTCTCGCCCAGCTCGCCGCCGTGTCGCGACCCAACCGCCCGCCACGCAGACCCGATCTCACCCGTCTGTCAGTTCTGCGGCTGTAG
- a CDS encoding hydrophobic protein: protein MVPLLLVLILAVILFGAGFALKILWWVALAVLVLWLLGFVMRSTNTAGGRGRWYRW from the coding sequence ATGGTTCCCCTGCTTCTTGTACTGATTCTCGCGGTGATCCTTTTCGGCGCGGGCTTCGCCCTCAAGATTCTGTGGTGGGTGGCCCTCGCCGTGCTGGTGCTGTGGCTGCTGGGCTTCGTGATGCGCTCCACCAACACCGCCGGTGGCCGCGGCCGCTGGTACCGATGGTGA
- a CDS encoding MarR family winged helix-turn-helix transcriptional regulator has protein sequence MGTVIRDGAADLADIGALKTPDRLRRRASRLLSQVSVRSDRLISEGLAQVDARKWHYAVLASLQDIGPGSQAALSERTGIYRSDMVGVLNELAERDLIERAPDPDDRRRNIITISPRGRRYLPRLDKVLDDLHDELLAPLSPAERDQLVWLLSRLLDHHTRAS, from the coding sequence ATGGGAACCGTGATCAGAGACGGCGCCGCGGACCTGGCCGACATCGGCGCGCTCAAGACGCCCGACAGACTGCGACGACGGGCGAGCCGACTGTTGTCGCAGGTGTCCGTGCGATCGGACCGCCTGATCAGCGAAGGGCTGGCCCAGGTCGACGCCCGTAAGTGGCACTACGCCGTGCTCGCCTCGCTGCAGGACATCGGCCCGGGGAGCCAAGCGGCGCTGAGCGAGCGCACCGGCATCTACCGCAGCGACATGGTCGGCGTGCTCAACGAACTGGCCGAGCGTGACCTCATCGAGCGGGCACCGGACCCGGACGACCGACGCCGCAACATCATCACCATCTCGCCTCGGGGCCGCCGATACCTACCCCGTCTCGACAAGGTCCTGGACGACCTCCACGACGAACTGCTCGCGCCGCTGAGTCCGGCGGAACGCGACCAACTCGTGTGGTTGCTCAGCCGCTTGCTGGACCACCACACGCGGGCGTCCTGA
- a CDS encoding CsbD family protein, giving the protein MTAGEKAKAKTEQAEGKAKEVLGRALGNDRMAAEGQAQKSKGDAREAKEKTKDAFKH; this is encoded by the coding sequence ATGACTGCCGGCGAAAAGGCCAAGGCGAAGACCGAGCAGGCCGAGGGAAAGGCCAAGGAGGTCCTGGGGCGCGCCCTCGGCAACGACCGCATGGCCGCCGAGGGGCAGGCGCAGAAGAGCAAGGGCGACGCCCGTGAGGCCAAGGAAAAGACCAAGGACGCCTTCAAGCACTGA
- a CDS encoding BlaI/MecI/CopY family transcriptional regulator, protein MRRLGDLEAEIMDRLWTWHRPATVREVVDDINKTRPVAYTTVMTVTNILYNKGWLLRGKQGRAWLYSPVRSREAYAAALMEDGLGASKDRPAALVHFVENMTEEEQAALRKALRTVGRQAKS, encoded by the coding sequence ATGCGACGGCTGGGGGACCTGGAGGCGGAGATCATGGACCGCCTGTGGACGTGGCATCGTCCGGCGACGGTGCGCGAGGTCGTGGACGACATCAACAAGACCCGTCCCGTCGCGTACACCACGGTGATGACCGTGACCAACATCCTTTACAACAAGGGATGGTTGCTGCGGGGCAAACAGGGACGCGCCTGGCTCTACTCTCCGGTGCGCAGCCGTGAGGCGTACGCCGCCGCTCTGATGGAGGACGGCCTGGGCGCGAGCAAGGACCGGCCGGCCGCGCTGGTCCACTTCGTCGAGAACATGACCGAGGAGGAGCAGGCCGCGCTGCGCAAGGCATTGCGTACCGTGGGACGACAGGCGAAGTCGTGA
- a CDS encoding alpha/beta hydrolase, whose translation MLQAGRNPDAEGRRLPRGLGEALDLDRIGMYGHSAGGITAAETMRVDRRIDAGINMDGTLQHSGTEYLPVALEGLDRPFMLMGKASQTHLIKPSWQSFWDRSTGWKRDLSLELGGHFSYTDTQTIVPALDDTWTSRRRPASSSSAPGTPSAVPQPSVPTSRRSSTSTCWAGHDICWTSPPRRGPKYASFDERGGLAVGRASCHRQVAGLLEARSAQPDRSCLMRRPSAAFGRCRRGCARCRLPARPFAGGPAVP comes from the coding sequence GTGCTGCAGGCCGGCCGCAACCCCGATGCCGAGGGACGCCGTCTGCCCCGTGGGCTGGGCGAAGCGCTCGACCTGGACCGGATCGGAATGTACGGCCACTCGGCCGGAGGCATCACCGCGGCCGAGACCATGCGCGTGGACCGTCGCATCGACGCGGGCATCAACATGGACGGCACGCTTCAGCACAGCGGCACCGAATACCTTCCGGTGGCCCTGGAAGGGCTCGACCGCCCGTTCATGCTCATGGGCAAGGCGAGTCAGACTCACCTGATCAAGCCGTCCTGGCAGTCGTTCTGGGACCGCTCGACCGGCTGGAAGCGCGACTTGAGCCTGGAGCTGGGCGGCCACTTCAGCTACACCGACACTCAGACGATCGTGCCGGCTCTGGACGACACCTGGACATCCCGGCGCAGACCCGCGAGCAGCTCATCGGCACCGGGGACCCCGAGCGCAGTACCGCAGCCCAGCGTGCCTACATCACGGCGTTCTTCGACCAGCACCTGCTGGGCCGGCCACGACATCTGCTGGACGAGTCCTCCCCGGCGTGGCCCGAAATACGCTTCGTTCGATGAGCGCGGCGGCCTCGCGGTCGGTAGGGCATCCTGCCACCGCCAGGTGGCAGGGCTGCTCGAAGCTCGAAGCGCACAGCCTGATCGCAGTTGCTTGATGCGCCGTCCGAGCGCGGCCTTTGGACGTTGTCGCAGGGGATGTGCTCGATGCCGACTGCCGGCCCGTCCGTTCGCGGGCGGGCCGGCGGTTCCGTAG